The Nocardioides campestrisoli genome includes a window with the following:
- the recR gene encoding recombination mediator RecR has protein sequence MYEGVVQDLIDELGRLPGVGPKSAQRIAFHLLQAEPADVRRLADVLIEVKAKVKFCSTCFNVSQDEQCRICRDPRRDPTVLCCVEEYKDVVAIERTREFRGRYHVLGGAISPIDGIGPDQLRIRELMMRLADGAVTEVILATDPNLEGEATATYLTRMLKPLGLRVTRLASGLPVGGDLEYADEVTLGRAFAGRRSADD, from the coding sequence TTGTACGAAGGCGTCGTCCAGGACCTGATCGACGAGCTCGGCCGGCTCCCCGGGGTGGGACCCAAGAGCGCGCAGCGGATCGCGTTCCACCTGCTCCAGGCCGAGCCGGCGGACGTGCGCCGGCTGGCGGACGTGCTGATCGAGGTCAAGGCCAAGGTGAAGTTCTGCTCCACCTGCTTCAACGTGTCCCAGGACGAGCAGTGCCGCATCTGCCGCGACCCCCGGCGTGACCCCACCGTGCTCTGCTGCGTGGAGGAGTACAAGGACGTCGTGGCGATCGAGCGCACCCGTGAGTTCCGCGGGCGCTACCACGTCCTGGGCGGCGCCATCTCGCCGATCGACGGCATCGGCCCGGACCAGCTGCGGATCCGCGAGCTGATGATGCGGCTCGCCGACGGGGCGGTGACCGAGGTCATCCTGGCCACCGACCCCAACCTCGAGGGGGAGGCCACCGCGACCTATCTCACCCGGATGCTCAAGCCCCTGGGGTTGCGCGTGACGCGACTCGCGAGTGGACTGCCAGTAGGAGGCGACCTCGAGTACGCCGACGAGGTCACCCTGGGCAGGGCATTCGCAGGAAGGCGGTCGGCCGATGACTGA
- a CDS encoding YbaB/EbfC family nucleoid-associated protein produces MSQNPFDALGGAGGFDMNALLAQAQQMQEQLTSAHERLQEQRLEGTVAGGAVTVTVTGGGDLVAVAIKAGEFDGNEPDQLEDLGDMIVAAFRDAKAQVDALAAETLGPLAGGAGGLPGLG; encoded by the coding sequence ATGAGCCAGAACCCCTTCGACGCGCTCGGCGGAGCCGGCGGCTTCGACATGAACGCGCTGCTCGCCCAGGCCCAGCAGATGCAGGAACAGCTCACCTCCGCGCACGAGCGGCTCCAGGAGCAGCGGCTCGAGGGCACCGTGGCCGGCGGCGCGGTGACCGTGACCGTGACCGGCGGCGGCGACCTGGTCGCCGTGGCGATCAAGGCGGGTGAGTTCGACGGCAACGAGCCCGACCAGCTCGAGGACCTCGGCGACATGATCGTCGCGGCGTTCCGCGACGCCAAGGCCCAGGTCGACGCCCTCGCGGCCGAGACCCTCGGCCCGCTCGCCGGCGGCGCCGGCGGCCTTCCCGGACTGGGCTGA
- a CDS encoding DNA polymerase III subunit gamma and tau, whose protein sequence is MDSPLALYRRYRPETFSQVIGQDHVTEPLRNALAADRVNHAYLFSGPRGCGKTTSARILARTLNCAQAPVAEPCGECDSCRELATGGSGSIDVIEIDAASHGGVDDARDLREKAFFAPVRDRYKIYIIDEAHMVSNQGFNALLKLVEEPPPHLRFIFATTEPEKVIATIRSRTHHYPFRLIPPRMLSDYVAELCQREGVAIEPAALPLVVRAGAGSARDTLSVLDQLIGGSGPDGVTHQLAVNLLGFTPDTLLDEVVDAFAASDGAAVFGVIDKVIESGQDPRRFAEDLLRRLRDLVIVAAVPDAPVTGLIDVSQDHGERLVAQAARFGSADLSRAADLVAAGLMDMKGAISPRLLLELICARVLLPGADHTTEGVQARIDRLEKRFAIVGPGSPSSALSAQPVPTAPVSPPLQPPAPHTPLAQAAPPTSAPPTSAPPTSAPPTSAPPTSAPPTSAPPTSAPPAPAASHAPSGQASDAPTTPPGAPAGGLSLVDVRRLWPEIVDAVKTRRRLAWILLTQNAQVKGVDDRTLTLGFNNPGARDSFVSGGNDEILRQAAIDAVGVDWRVECVVDPGAVPPGSPAASHTVTAPAAAPESRLDPREQHEPGRPPESAPGDGPAAGAAAPEQAAPVDPQGLEKARGAIQQTRTGGPVTPGVDERALADAAAHPDDPDADSQGLDSAELLRRTLGAEMIEEIEHR, encoded by the coding sequence GTGGACTCACCCCTTGCGCTCTACCGCCGCTACCGGCCGGAGACGTTCTCCCAGGTCATCGGGCAGGACCACGTCACCGAGCCGCTGCGCAACGCGCTCGCGGCCGACCGGGTGAACCACGCCTATCTCTTCTCCGGGCCTCGCGGCTGCGGCAAGACGACCTCGGCGCGGATCCTGGCGCGCACCCTCAACTGCGCCCAGGCCCCGGTCGCCGAGCCGTGCGGCGAGTGCGACTCGTGCCGCGAGCTCGCCACCGGCGGCAGCGGGTCCATCGACGTGATCGAGATCGACGCCGCCTCGCACGGTGGTGTCGACGACGCGCGCGACCTGCGGGAGAAGGCGTTCTTCGCCCCGGTCCGCGACCGCTACAAGATCTACATCATCGACGAGGCCCACATGGTCTCCAACCAGGGCTTCAACGCCCTGCTCAAGCTGGTCGAGGAGCCCCCGCCGCACCTACGGTTCATCTTCGCCACCACGGAGCCGGAGAAGGTCATCGCGACCATCCGCTCCCGCACCCACCACTACCCGTTCCGGCTGATCCCCCCGCGGATGCTCAGCGACTACGTGGCCGAGCTCTGCCAGCGAGAGGGTGTGGCGATCGAGCCCGCCGCGCTGCCGCTGGTGGTGCGGGCCGGTGCGGGGTCGGCCCGGGACACCCTCTCGGTGCTCGACCAGCTGATCGGCGGCTCCGGCCCGGACGGGGTCACCCACCAGCTGGCCGTCAACCTGCTCGGCTTCACCCCGGACACGCTGCTCGACGAGGTGGTGGACGCGTTCGCCGCCTCCGACGGGGCGGCGGTCTTCGGGGTGATCGACAAGGTGATCGAGTCCGGTCAGGACCCGCGCCGGTTCGCCGAGGACCTGCTGCGCCGGCTGCGTGACCTGGTGATCGTGGCGGCCGTGCCGGACGCACCCGTGACCGGGCTGATCGACGTCTCCCAGGACCATGGGGAGCGGCTCGTCGCCCAGGCCGCCCGCTTCGGCTCCGCCGACCTCTCCCGCGCCGCCGACCTGGTCGCCGCCGGGCTGATGGACATGAAGGGCGCGATCTCGCCGCGCCTGCTGCTCGAGCTGATCTGCGCCCGGGTCCTGCTCCCCGGGGCGGACCACACCACGGAGGGAGTGCAGGCGCGGATCGACCGGCTGGAGAAGCGGTTCGCCATCGTCGGCCCCGGCTCACCCTCGTCCGCGCTCTCGGCCCAGCCCGTGCCGACCGCGCCCGTGAGCCCGCCCCTGCAGCCTCCGGCGCCCCACACCCCGCTGGCCCAGGCCGCGCCTCCGACGTCCGCGCCTCCGACGTCCGCGCCTCCGACGTCCGCGCCTCCGACGTCCGCGCCTCCGACGTCCGCACCGCCGACCTCCGCTCCGCCCACGTCGGCCCCGCCGGCGCCTGCTGCCAGCCACGCGCCGTCGGGCCAGGCGAGTGACGCGCCGACCACTCCTCCGGGAGCGCCCGCAGGCGGCCTGAGCCTGGTCGACGTACGGCGGCTGTGGCCCGAGATCGTGGACGCGGTGAAGACCCGGCGCCGGCTCGCGTGGATCCTGCTCACCCAGAACGCGCAGGTGAAGGGCGTCGACGACCGGACGCTCACGCTCGGGTTCAACAACCCCGGGGCGCGCGACTCGTTCGTCAGCGGCGGCAACGACGAGATCCTGCGGCAGGCGGCGATCGACGCCGTGGGCGTCGACTGGCGGGTCGAGTGCGTCGTCGACCCCGGCGCCGTCCCGCCCGGTTCCCCCGCCGCGTCGCACACGGTGACCGCCCCGGCGGCCGCCCCCGAGAGTCGGCTGGACCCTCGTGAGCAGCACGAGCCCGGTCGGCCGCCGGAGTCCGCACCCGGCGACGGCCCGGCTGCTGGCGCGGCCGCGCCGGAGCAGGCTGCCCCCGTCGACCCGCAGGGGCTGGAGAAGGCCCGCGGGGCGATCCAGCAGACCCGCACGGGCGGACCGGTCACGCCCGGGGTCGACGAGCGCGCCCTGGCGGACGCCGCGGCCCACCCCGACGACCCCGACGCCGACTCCCAGGGTCTGGACAGCGCCGAGCTGCTCAGGCGCACCCTGGGAGCGGAGATGATCGAGGAGATCGAGCACCGGTGA
- a CDS encoding MarR family winged helix-turn-helix transcriptional regulator, with the protein MTGHRTSGPLSSAEQLARLFVHLDRHRRVAESRASMGLAERRLIWLFTDGRARTLREVAHDLGLEQSTVNRQVNGAIAAGLLHRFRQPGQAAQLIEPTPEGRSRFDGDVNAQLVLFEQALAELGDDQAELLRLLGRFVELYGDAVGESATLARPTQE; encoded by the coding sequence GTGACGGGGCACCGGACGTCAGGACCCCTCTCGTCGGCCGAGCAGCTCGCGCGGCTCTTCGTCCACCTCGACCGGCACCGCCGGGTCGCGGAGAGCCGCGCCAGCATGGGACTGGCCGAGCGTCGGCTGATCTGGCTCTTCACCGACGGGCGGGCCCGCACCCTGCGAGAGGTCGCCCACGACCTCGGGCTGGAGCAGTCCACGGTCAACCGCCAGGTCAACGGTGCGATCGCGGCGGGGCTGCTGCACCGCTTCCGTCAGCCGGGCCAGGCCGCCCAGCTCATCGAGCCCACCCCCGAGGGTCGCAGCCGGTTCGACGGCGACGTGAACGCCCAGCTCGTGCTCTTCGAGCAGGCGCTGGCTGAGCTCGGCGACGACCAGGCCGAGCTGCTGAGGCTGCTCGGCCGGTTCGTCGAGCTGTACGGCGACGCCGTGGGGGAGTCGGCGACCCTCGCGCGACCGACCCAGGAATGA
- a CDS encoding MFS transporter has protein sequence MLDSPPGATDARVTSASAKVVVAVLCVGSLCASLMQSLVIPIQGDLPRLLDTSVSNASWVLTATLLAAAVAMPVTGRIADLAGKKPVLVVSAGLLALGSLLCAVSSSLPVVLTGRVLQGVAMGFVPVAISLVREVTPPHLVNTATAAVSATLGVGGALGLPLAAWIAQSFDWHALFWLSTVLAVMVAALTAALVPHVKDEHPGRLDLVGAIGLAIGLVAVLVGVSKGTGWGWTDSRTLGCVVGGAVVLMVWGFYELGHRDPLVDLRTTVKRPVLLTNLAALMIGFGMMAQAIVVPQLLQLPEATGFGLGQSILQAGLWMAPGGVTMMLFTPVSSRMLSRVGGRVTLFAGALVISLGYVVATFLTDAPWQLMLASCVVSAGVGIGYAAMPTLILENVPEEEAGSSVGVNALMRSVGTTVAGAVMAALLSSRTISLAPGVPEIPGHDAFRLCFIVGAASAALGAAIVLLIPRGVPGAVPGELEPVSRGR, from the coding sequence GTGCTCGACTCCCCACCCGGTGCCACCGACGCCCGCGTCACCTCGGCCAGCGCGAAGGTCGTGGTGGCCGTGCTCTGCGTCGGCAGCCTCTGCGCCTCGCTCATGCAGTCCCTGGTCATCCCGATCCAGGGAGACCTCCCGCGCCTGCTGGACACCTCGGTCAGCAACGCCTCCTGGGTGCTCACCGCGACGCTGCTCGCAGCCGCCGTGGCCATGCCGGTCACGGGCCGGATCGCCGACCTCGCCGGCAAGAAGCCGGTGCTGGTGGTCTCGGCCGGGCTGCTGGCGCTGGGCTCGCTGCTCTGCGCCGTCTCCAGCTCGCTGCCGGTGGTGCTGACCGGGCGAGTGCTGCAGGGCGTGGCGATGGGCTTCGTCCCGGTCGCGATCAGCCTGGTGCGCGAGGTCACGCCGCCGCACCTGGTGAACACCGCGACGGCCGCCGTCAGCGCCACCCTCGGCGTCGGCGGGGCGCTCGGACTACCCCTGGCCGCCTGGATCGCCCAGAGCTTCGACTGGCACGCGCTGTTCTGGCTCTCCACCGTGCTCGCGGTGATGGTCGCGGCCCTGACCGCCGCCCTGGTGCCGCACGTGAAGGACGAGCACCCCGGCCGGCTAGACCTGGTCGGCGCGATCGGGCTCGCGATCGGTCTGGTCGCGGTCCTGGTCGGCGTCTCGAAGGGCACCGGCTGGGGCTGGACGGACAGCAGGACGCTGGGCTGCGTCGTCGGCGGCGCGGTCGTGCTGATGGTCTGGGGCTTCTACGAGCTGGGGCACCGCGACCCCCTGGTCGACCTGCGCACCACGGTGAAGCGCCCGGTGCTGCTCACCAACCTGGCAGCACTGATGATCGGGTTCGGGATGATGGCGCAGGCGATCGTCGTGCCCCAGCTGCTCCAGCTTCCCGAGGCGACCGGCTTCGGGCTCGGCCAGAGCATCCTCCAGGCCGGGCTGTGGATGGCCCCGGGCGGCGTGACGATGATGCTCTTCACCCCCGTCTCGAGCCGGATGCTGAGCCGCGTCGGCGGTCGGGTCACCCTCTTCGCCGGCGCCCTGGTGATCTCCCTCGGCTACGTGGTCGCCACGTTCCTCACCGACGCTCCCTGGCAGCTGATGCTGGCCAGCTGCGTCGTCTCGGCCGGCGTGGGCATCGGCTACGCCGCGATGCCGACCCTGATCCTGGAGAACGTGCCCGAGGAGGAGGCGGGGTCGAGCGTCGGGGTCAACGCCCTGATGCGCTCGGTCGGCACCACCGTCGCCGGCGCCGTGATGGCCGCCCTGCTCAGCTCGCGCACCATCTCCCTGGCCCCGGGAGTGCCGGAGATCCCGGGCCACGACGCGTTCCGGCTGTGCTTCATCGTCGGCGCCGCGTCCGCCGCGCTCGGAGCCGCGATCGTGCTGCTGATCCCCCGTGGCGTGCCGGGAGCCGTCCCGGGCGAGCTCGAGCCGGTCTCCCGCGGCCGTTAG
- a CDS encoding GntR family transcriptional regulator, with protein MLIRLDPTSTTGLADQIAGQVRGAIAAGDLEPGEKLPPARELAAGLAVNMHTVLRAYTTLRDEGLVDVRRGRGVHVRADAGAGAFDRAQLQQQIHELVRTAVRMGLTRDQLADEIRKAHP; from the coding sequence ATGTTGATCCGGTTGGACCCCACGAGCACCACCGGCCTGGCGGACCAGATCGCCGGCCAGGTGCGGGGCGCCATCGCGGCGGGCGACCTCGAGCCCGGGGAGAAGCTCCCACCGGCCCGCGAGCTCGCGGCCGGGCTGGCGGTCAACATGCACACCGTGCTGCGCGCCTACACCACGCTCCGCGACGAGGGGCTGGTCGACGTGCGCCGGGGTCGCGGGGTGCACGTACGTGCCGACGCCGGGGCCGGCGCCTTCGACCGCGCCCAGCTCCAGCAGCAGATCCACGAGCTCGTCCGGACCGCGGTCCGGATGGGCCTGACCCGTGACCAGCTCGCCGACGAGATCCGGAAGGCCCACCCATGA
- a CDS encoding NYN domain-containing protein → MARSDSPKLAVLIDADNTTPTIIEALLVEIAKYGTATVRRAYGDWTTPRLAGWKDANNAHAIQPMQQFSYTTGKNATDSALIIDAMDLLYTGNLDGFCLISSDSDFTKLASRLRESGMTVYGFGEKKTPKPLVAACDKFVYLDVLRPPRRGSDEAQHGSTGEREDDGDHAGTPRNQPAPKRRSSQELQSDTKLMRWLRDAIDASSDDDGWAPLGAVGSHVAKQAPDFDSRNWGYGKLVDLVSEIGSFEVQRPPGQQVIVREKPQAVAKKQAAKQPTKHAQTRQEAPPQVPATPEPSAQEPAAPEPSAQDPAQPEPAQPEPAQQEPSKPARRTRKRTTAASTPEAEAKQESPAPRTRTRKAAAKKPAAQAEATPAPAEQSAPAEQPAAPEAPARPVVTKTTRSARKRATPAS, encoded by the coding sequence ATGGCCCGATCCGACTCACCCAAGCTCGCCGTGCTCATCGACGCCGACAACACCACGCCCACCATCATCGAGGCGCTGCTCGTCGAGATCGCGAAGTACGGCACCGCGACCGTCCGCCGCGCGTACGGCGACTGGACGACGCCGCGGCTCGCGGGATGGAAGGACGCCAACAACGCCCACGCCATCCAGCCGATGCAGCAGTTCAGCTACACCACCGGCAAGAACGCCACCGACAGCGCGCTGATCATCGACGCGATGGACCTGCTGTACACCGGCAACCTCGACGGCTTCTGCCTGATCTCCTCCGACTCCGACTTCACCAAGCTCGCCTCCCGCCTCCGGGAGTCCGGCATGACCGTCTACGGGTTCGGCGAGAAGAAGACGCCCAAGCCCCTGGTGGCAGCCTGCGACAAGTTCGTCTACCTCGACGTGCTGCGTCCTCCGCGCCGCGGCAGCGACGAGGCCCAGCACGGGAGCACGGGCGAGCGCGAGGATGACGGCGACCACGCCGGGACTCCGCGCAACCAGCCCGCACCGAAGCGGCGCAGCAGCCAGGAGCTGCAGAGCGACACGAAGCTGATGCGGTGGCTGCGGGACGCGATCGACGCCAGCTCCGACGACGACGGCTGGGCACCCCTGGGCGCGGTCGGCTCGCACGTGGCCAAGCAGGCGCCCGACTTCGACTCCCGCAACTGGGGCTACGGCAAGCTGGTCGACCTGGTCAGCGAGATCGGGTCCTTCGAGGTGCAGCGCCCGCCCGGCCAGCAGGTGATCGTCCGGGAGAAGCCGCAGGCCGTCGCCAAGAAGCAGGCGGCCAAGCAGCCGACCAAGCACGCCCAGACCCGGCAGGAGGCTCCCCCGCAGGTACCGGCCACGCCCGAGCCGTCCGCGCAGGAGCCGGCCGCGCCGGAGCCGTCCGCGCAGGATCCGGCTCAGCCGGAGCCGGCTCAGCCCGAACCGGCTCAGCAGGAGCCGAGCAAGCCGGCCCGCCGGACGCGGAAGAGGACGACCGCCGCCAGCACCCCCGAGGCGGAAGCGAAGCAGGAGAGCCCTGCCCCGCGGACGCGGACCCGCAAGGCCGCGGCCAAGAAGCCCGCCGCCCAGGCGGAGGCCACGCCCGCGCCGGCCGAGCAGTCCGCGCCCGCGGAGCAGCCGGCCGCCCCCGAGGCGCCGGCCCGCCCGGTCGTCACGAAGACCACCCGGAGCGCCCGGAAGAGGGCGACCCCGGCCTCCTGA
- a CDS encoding S8 family serine peptidase, with the protein MRQAPRWSVTVAASVLAVCAPALLVPAPAVAQATAEDPCSRDILADSERTRDVADGVQNLPYSRMNVPDAHRVTRGAGATVAVVDSGVGSLPGKPVRQESIGFNGPLASGHGTIVAGLIAGPDGVAPDARLISVRVLDKDGPDLQQGQRGLNSSAVAAALQRLADVHAQDPIDVVNISLALRDDDPQVGRAVKRLLDLDVMVVAAAGNAPPTEDERAPRGTADNDAVVYPADYPGVVAVSAVGPSPDIDLTGYVLPNRQTAVAAPGGGGLSYNLNGQRCQVPTSEIATSWATASVSGVVALLRARYPKENRRQILARLTRTAEGSELEPNPWTGAGVVQAADALTHELSPKRDGELRRTETVERSDALAPPPPDRPDLFGPSRSMLLWFGLLAGALVALAFVLRPLLRRRS; encoded by the coding sequence GTGAGGCAGGCGCCGCGCTGGTCCGTGACGGTCGCGGCGAGCGTCCTGGCGGTCTGCGCGCCCGCCCTGCTCGTCCCTGCGCCCGCGGTGGCCCAGGCGACCGCGGAGGATCCCTGCAGCCGCGACATCCTGGCCGACAGCGAGCGCACCCGCGACGTCGCCGACGGCGTGCAGAACCTGCCGTACTCGCGGATGAACGTGCCGGACGCCCACCGGGTCACCCGAGGTGCAGGCGCGACCGTCGCCGTCGTGGACAGCGGCGTCGGCTCCCTGCCCGGCAAGCCCGTGCGCCAGGAGTCGATCGGCTTCAACGGGCCGCTCGCCTCGGGGCACGGCACCATCGTCGCCGGCCTCATCGCCGGGCCCGACGGTGTGGCGCCGGATGCGCGGCTGATCTCCGTCCGGGTCCTCGACAAGGACGGTCCCGACCTGCAGCAGGGACAGCGGGGGCTCAACTCCTCGGCCGTGGCCGCCGCCCTCCAGCGGCTGGCGGACGTGCACGCCCAGGACCCGATCGACGTGGTCAACATCAGCCTCGCCCTGCGCGACGACGACCCCCAGGTCGGGCGGGCAGTCAAGCGCCTGCTCGACCTCGACGTGATGGTGGTCGCCGCCGCCGGCAACGCCCCGCCCACCGAGGACGAGCGGGCGCCGCGAGGCACGGCGGACAACGACGCCGTGGTCTACCCCGCCGACTACCCGGGAGTGGTCGCGGTGAGCGCGGTCGGTCCCTCGCCGGACATCGACCTGACCGGCTACGTCCTGCCCAACCGGCAGACGGCGGTGGCTGCGCCGGGTGGCGGCGGCCTGTCCTACAACCTCAACGGACAGCGCTGCCAGGTGCCGACCAGCGAGATCGCCACGTCGTGGGCGACCGCCTCGGTGAGCGGCGTGGTGGCCCTGCTCCGGGCGCGCTACCCGAAGGAGAACCGGCGCCAGATCCTCGCCCGGCTGACCCGTACCGCCGAGGGCTCCGAGCTCGAGCCGAACCCGTGGACCGGGGCAGGCGTGGTGCAGGCGGCGGACGCGCTGACCCACGAGCTGTCGCCGAAGCGCGACGGGGAGCTGCGTCGTACCGAGACGGTCGAGCGCAGCGACGCGCTGGCGCCCCCGCCGCCCGACCGGCCGGACCTGTTCGGTCCCTCGCGGAGCATGCTGCTGTGGTTCGGGCTGCTGGCCGGCGCGCTGGTGGCGCTGGCCTTCGTGCTCCGTCCGCTGCTGCGTCGCCGTTCCTGA
- a CDS encoding type VII secretion protein EccB, giving the protein MATKKELVEAYQFSRRRLVTAFLSGAPGGREVEPTKPVRSLVGGIALAVLLCAGAGVAGYLGGRPNSDWKAEGSFVISKDTGEQYVVLRGGDDPVIQRVPNFISGQLLLGTAEPDVYTVKDEHIRSVTLGGDLGIERAPAGLPGPSELITSGWTACTAERRGIKVHLAASSDAEPAPQSAFVVRSRSGALWLLAASPAGPAYRFELPTGATAQSTLLDSLGFGASSQAPEVDDSWLNLFPLGPALTEQAFGVTRGGEPVDYPTQGVDGNTDLSGYQIGDLVRSGESFYLLGDTGPQILRAFPAVLYTALVADPLELPTGLRAPREEAGHPSEWPLETPEPLVGAEMCAMLDVEDGVSHTVVATNPGSSASATQEPVAAGSHQVVVEPAGGAYVLAGGSNAGRSGSPYVVDAKGAKYALLGPAVPDYIGYGEVEAPVVPDAWLAFFPDGVPLSVNAARGLPEDAPAGAEAAS; this is encoded by the coding sequence GTGGCCACCAAGAAGGAGCTCGTCGAGGCCTACCAGTTCAGCCGCCGTCGGCTGGTCACCGCGTTCCTCAGCGGTGCGCCGGGCGGCCGAGAGGTCGAGCCGACCAAGCCGGTCCGCAGCCTGGTCGGCGGCATCGCCCTCGCGGTGCTGCTCTGCGCCGGCGCCGGCGTCGCCGGATACCTGGGCGGGCGTCCCAACTCCGACTGGAAGGCCGAGGGCAGCTTCGTCATCTCCAAGGACACCGGCGAGCAGTACGTCGTGCTGCGCGGCGGTGACGACCCGGTGATCCAGCGGGTGCCCAACTTCATCTCCGGGCAGCTGCTGCTCGGCACCGCCGAGCCGGACGTCTACACGGTCAAGGACGAGCACATCCGCAGCGTCACCCTCGGCGGCGACCTCGGCATCGAGCGTGCCCCGGCCGGGCTCCCCGGTCCCTCGGAGCTGATCACCAGCGGCTGGACGGCGTGCACCGCCGAGCGGCGGGGCATCAAGGTGCACCTCGCGGCGAGCTCCGACGCCGAGCCGGCGCCGCAGTCGGCCTTCGTCGTCCGGTCCCGCAGCGGGGCGCTGTGGCTGCTGGCCGCGAGCCCGGCCGGGCCGGCGTACCGGTTCGAGCTGCCGACCGGGGCGACCGCCCAGTCGACCCTGCTGGACTCCCTCGGCTTCGGCGCAAGCTCGCAGGCGCCCGAGGTCGACGACTCCTGGCTCAACCTCTTCCCCCTCGGCCCGGCGCTGACCGAGCAGGCGTTCGGCGTGACCCGCGGCGGCGAGCCGGTCGACTACCCGACCCAGGGCGTCGACGGGAACACCGACCTGAGCGGCTACCAGATCGGCGACCTGGTCCGTTCCGGGGAGAGCTTCTACCTGCTCGGCGACACCGGGCCGCAGATCCTGCGCGCCTTCCCCGCCGTGCTCTACACCGCGCTCGTGGCCGACCCGCTGGAGCTGCCGACAGGACTGCGGGCCCCCCGCGAGGAGGCCGGCCACCCGTCCGAGTGGCCGCTGGAGACGCCCGAGCCGCTGGTGGGCGCGGAGATGTGCGCGATGCTCGACGTGGAGGACGGCGTGAGCCACACCGTCGTCGCGACGAACCCCGGCTCCTCCGCCTCGGCGACGCAGGAGCCGGTGGCCGCGGGGTCGCACCAGGTCGTGGTGGAGCCAGCGGGCGGCGCCTACGTGCTGGCCGGCGGCAGCAACGCCGGACGGTCGGGCTCGCCGTACGTGGTCGACGCCAAGGGCGCCAAGTACGCCCTGCTCGGGCCCGCGGTGCCGGACTACATCGGCTACGGCGAGGTGGAGGCGCCGGTCGTCCCGGACGCCTGGCTCGCGTTCTTCCCCGACGGCGTGCCGCTCTCGGTCAACGCCGCCCGCGGGCTGCCGGAGGACGCGCCTGCCGGCGCCGAGGCGGCCTCGTGA
- the eccD gene encoding type VII secretion integral membrane protein EccD, translating into MSQTAASTSGLVRVTVTSGSRRVDLVLPSAVPVAELVPELARSVGLLDASTVYGGYRLVTQDGRQLSNEVGLTIQGVEDGGVLAVVAGYREDPPQVYDDVVEAMADAVEHELSPWEPEAGRRTALWSASLLLGLGAMALLIQGESLLGGVAAAVISALLVAGAVVLARGQSEPQAAVTVSLLSGLYAAVAGLVLAPGELGGWQWPLPEEIFAMPLVCAGAAVLLVGVVALVGLDESRALVLPLVVVGAVLAAVGGVVQVVGGEPTVVLTVVLTLVVVLGNVFPWLALGITSTKVDQVVTLADVTKDPEDVDPARVAADARMAHEILLSVAATIGVLITLVAPFTVDRGVAGTLLVVMCCLAVMLRTRQYRTRSEVLAGLVSGIAGLVAVAVSVLFLHPDWRAGSAVALAVVGAVLLVLTLAPPSPSVRRGRIGDVVESIALLSLLPLMVLAVGLFDAIRG; encoded by the coding sequence ATGAGCCAGACGGCCGCGAGCACGTCGGGACTGGTCCGCGTGACGGTGACCTCCGGGTCGCGACGCGTCGACCTCGTGCTGCCCTCGGCGGTCCCGGTCGCCGAGCTGGTGCCCGAGCTCGCCCGCAGCGTCGGCCTGCTGGACGCCTCCACCGTCTACGGCGGCTACCGCCTGGTGACCCAGGACGGCCGCCAGCTCAGCAACGAGGTCGGCCTGACCATCCAGGGCGTCGAGGACGGCGGTGTCCTCGCCGTGGTCGCGGGCTACCGGGAGGACCCGCCGCAGGTCTACGACGACGTCGTCGAGGCGATGGCCGACGCGGTCGAGCACGAGCTCAGCCCGTGGGAGCCCGAGGCCGGACGGCGTACGGCCCTGTGGTCGGCGAGCCTCCTGCTCGGCCTGGGCGCGATGGCCCTGCTGATCCAGGGCGAGAGCCTGCTGGGCGGCGTCGCCGCCGCGGTGATCTCCGCGCTGCTGGTCGCCGGAGCCGTCGTCCTGGCCCGGGGACAGTCCGAGCCCCAGGCCGCGGTGACCGTCTCCCTGCTCAGCGGCCTGTACGCCGCGGTCGCCGGCCTGGTGCTGGCCCCCGGCGAGCTGGGCGGGTGGCAGTGGCCGCTGCCGGAGGAGATCTTCGCGATGCCCCTGGTCTGCGCCGGGGCCGCGGTGCTGCTGGTCGGGGTGGTGGCCCTGGTCGGCCTGGACGAGAGCCGGGCGCTGGTGCTCCCGCTCGTGGTGGTCGGCGCGGTGCTGGCCGCGGTCGGGGGCGTCGTGCAGGTCGTCGGTGGCGAGCCGACGGTCGTGCTCACCGTGGTGCTCACCCTGGTCGTGGTGCTGGGCAACGTCTTCCCGTGGCTCGCTCTCGGCATCACCTCTACCAAGGTGGACCAGGTGGTGACGCTCGCCGACGTGACCAAGGACCCCGAGGACGTCGACCCCGCCCGGGTGGCGGCCGACGCGCGGATGGCCCACGAGATCCTGCTCTCGGTGGCGGCCACGATCGGCGTGCTGATCACCCTCGTGGCGCCGTTCACCGTCGACCGCGGCGTCGCCGGCACCCTGCTGGTGGTCATGTGCTGCCTGGCGGTGATGCTCCGCACCCGCCAGTACCGCACCCGTTCCGAGGTGCTCGCGGGCCTGGTCTCCGGGATCGCCGGCCTGGTGGCGGTCGCCGTCTCGGTGCTCTTCCTGCACCCCGACTGGCGCGCGGGCTCCGCGGTCGCGCTGGCGGTCGTGGGCGCGGTGCTGCTGGTCCTGACCCTCGCGCCTCCCTCGCCGTCGGTGCGCCGCGGCCGGATCGGGGACGTGGTCGAGTCGATCGCCCTGCTCTCGCTGCTGCCGCTGATGGTGCTGGCGGTCGGCCTCTTCGACGCGATCAGGGGCTGA